One part of the Pseudemcibacter aquimaris genome encodes these proteins:
- a CDS encoding saccharopine dehydrogenase family protein, producing MTKRVLIIGGYGNFGSYIAKTLAKDDLQIIIGGRSKIKCLDFIEGVDDFKHPLEYSIFDITISIPFAEITPDIVIHTSGPYQEQGYDVAKLCIEYGCHYIDLADGREFVANIHKLDEKAKSSGVSVISGASSVPCLSSAIIEKYKDEFEYLEEIEYGIATAQQTNRGLATTASILNYTGKPFKTLINGKMETVYGWQDLSFHKYPEFGYRALGNCEIPDLELFPKIYPNLKTVRFYAGTEITFLHIGLWLLSWFVRLRIFKSLRPAAKLFVNIANKFDWIGSSNSAFHMILKGKGKENENKSEKVYILAKEGDGPFIPCAPAIILARKIAFGLMEKSGAMPCVGLIDLDEYMSELKDLNIKLICE from the coding sequence ATGACCAAACGCGTGTTGATCATTGGCGGGTATGGCAATTTTGGTTCATATATTGCCAAAACATTGGCAAAGGATGATTTGCAAATCATCATTGGCGGCAGGTCTAAGATAAAATGTCTAGATTTCATTGAGGGAGTTGATGATTTTAAACATCCACTGGAATATTCCATTTTTGATATAACCATCTCGATCCCATTTGCGGAAATTACACCTGATATTGTTATTCACACGTCTGGCCCTTATCAGGAACAAGGATATGATGTCGCAAAATTATGTATTGAATATGGCTGTCATTATATTGATCTGGCGGATGGTCGAGAATTTGTTGCTAACATTCATAAACTTGATGAGAAGGCAAAATCAAGTGGAGTTTCGGTGATAAGCGGGGCAAGTTCGGTGCCTTGTCTTTCATCCGCGATTATCGAAAAATATAAAGATGAATTCGAGTATTTGGAAGAAATCGAATACGGCATTGCAACAGCGCAACAAACCAATCGCGGCCTTGCAACAACAGCATCGATTTTAAACTATACGGGTAAGCCGTTTAAAACACTTATCAATGGGAAAATGGAAACGGTATATGGATGGCAAGATTTAAGTTTCCATAAGTATCCTGAATTCGGTTACAGGGCACTTGGTAACTGTGAAATTCCGGATCTTGAATTATTTCCTAAAATATATCCTAACCTTAAAACGGTAAGATTTTATGCGGGTACTGAAATTACATTTCTTCATATAGGATTGTGGTTACTTTCATGGTTCGTGCGTTTAAGAATTTTTAAGAGCCTTCGACCTGCTGCGAAATTATTTGTTAATATTGCCAATAAATTTGATTGGATCGGAAGCAGCAATAGCGCGTTCCATATGATTTTAAAGGGTAAAGGCAAAGAGAATGAAAATAAATCTGAAAAGGTTTATATCCTTGCAAAAGAAGGGGACGGTCCCTTTATACCGTGCGCCCCTGCTATCATTCTTGCCAGAAAAATTGCATTCGGACTAATGGAAAAATCTGGTGCAATGCCCTGTGTTGGCCTAATCGATCTGGATGAATATATGTCGGAATTGAAAGATTTGAATATCAAGTTGATCTGCGAATAA
- a CDS encoding DUF2269 family protein, with amino-acid sequence MDIYLIVKTIHIISATILFGTGMGIAFFMFCSHFSDNLFQKYYAAKNTVLADYIFTLPAVIIQPISGIWLIMEMGYDYFEFWLLATYIIYIVAGICWSPVVWIQIELKKMIAIAIKDKTELPQRYDRLFRIWFLLGWPAFIGLVAVFFLMVFKPV; translated from the coding sequence ATGGACATATATTTAATCGTTAAAACCATTCACATTATATCCGCAACTATACTTTTCGGGACGGGAATGGGCATTGCATTTTTTATGTTTTGTTCGCATTTTTCCGACAATCTATTTCAAAAATATTATGCCGCAAAAAATACGGTTTTGGCCGATTACATCTTCACATTACCAGCTGTAATCATACAGCCTATTAGTGGCATATGGTTGATCATGGAAATGGGGTATGATTATTTTGAGTTTTGGTTACTTGCGACCTATATCATTTATATTGTTGCTGGTATTTGTTGGTCACCTGTGGTTTGGATACAAATCGAGCTAAAGAAAATGATTGCCATCGCGATTAAGGATAAAACTGAATTACCGCAAAGATATGATCGATTATTCAGAATTTGGTTTTTGTTAGGATGGCCGGCGTTCATTGGTCTCGTGGCGGTATTTTTCTTGATGGTCTTTAAACCGGTATGA
- a CDS encoding DUF4166 domain-containing protein, which yields MSEPIFKSIFGECWDDLPAVMKKHYANTPFSSDVTKTSGLMKVEGSKIWSLLSPFARLFGLLVPFTGNNIPVTVAFRSAPENNHFVFDRIFQFPDKKPYQFYSTLHPIGKSEVIEVMKLGIGWKCEFKWDGSKVLLLHKGYCLKLFGKFIPLPIGFLFGKGYAEEKAIDDDHFHMMMEVVHPWWGKILGYSGTFKMLNGNTI from the coding sequence ATGAGCGAGCCAATATTTAAATCAATTTTCGGTGAATGTTGGGATGACTTACCTGCGGTTATGAAGAAACATTATGCCAATACGCCTTTTAGTTCTGATGTTACCAAAACGTCAGGCTTGATGAAGGTGGAAGGGTCAAAAATCTGGTCGCTATTATCACCATTTGCAAGATTGTTTGGTTTATTGGTTCCTTTTACTGGCAACAATATTCCTGTTACGGTTGCTTTTAGGTCGGCCCCTGAAAATAATCATTTCGTATTTGATCGCATTTTTCAATTTCCAGATAAAAAGCCCTATCAATTTTATTCCACATTACATCCAATCGGAAAAAGTGAAGTCATAGAAGTAATGAAACTTGGCATTGGGTGGAAATGCGAATTTAAATGGGATGGCAGCAAAGTGTTGCTATTACATAAAGGATACTGCCTTAAATTATTTGGTAAATTTATTCCTTTACCAATCGGCTTTCTTTTTGGAAAAGGGTATGCGGAAGAAAAGGCAATTGATGATGATCATTTTCATATGATGATGGAAGTTGTTCATCCATGGTGGGGAAAAATTTTGGGCTATAGCGGTACTTTTAAAATGTTAAATGGTAATACAATATGA
- a CDS encoding tetratricopeptide repeat protein, whose amino-acid sequence MFTFVRNIFIFFGLLALSACSTNTFEYSYTASYSEQTLLDGYLILGKKLEDSDLPETDILTVTPEMEKFLTDELGKVNGDANKARKLSKAIFDEKSLGLIYDPKLTYTANEAFIKGYGNCLSFSYLYSVLARRLGLDIQFQEIHILPEWDYASDDIYVENKHVNIRVKVSGNPDLIVDIDEVLPERQLDYTLLSKNDVEALYYGNIGAEYLINNDFQTAFKYFVKAIKMDPDNSSYWANLGVLYRRAGYNKTAEKSYFKALSLNSQDKATLNNLSFMYRELGENEKADYFGNLVKKYQNKNPYFRYVKAKKAMEENLYDLAMDHINQAIKRKEQEPRFHELKSQIYARVGNLREAQKALRVAENLKSEAI is encoded by the coding sequence TTGTTCACTTTTGTTAGAAATATATTCATATTTTTTGGGTTACTGGCTTTATCAGCTTGTAGCACGAATACGTTTGAATATTCGTATACCGCTTCCTATTCAGAACAAACATTATTGGATGGTTATTTAATACTCGGTAAAAAACTTGAGGATAGCGACCTACCTGAAACGGATATTTTAACCGTCACACCGGAAATGGAAAAATTTCTTACCGATGAATTGGGTAAAGTTAATGGGGACGCTAATAAAGCGAGAAAGTTATCGAAAGCGATTTTCGATGAAAAGAGTTTAGGGCTTATTTATGATCCCAAATTAACATACACTGCAAATGAAGCCTTTATTAAAGGGTATGGAAACTGTCTTTCGTTCAGCTATTTATATTCTGTTTTGGCCCGTAGATTAGGGCTCGATATTCAATTCCAAGAAATTCATATTTTGCCGGAATGGGATTACGCCAGTGATGATATTTATGTGGAAAACAAGCATGTAAATATTCGTGTAAAGGTTTCCGGAAACCCTGATTTAATTGTCGATATTGATGAAGTGCTTCCTGAACGCCAGCTTGACTATACATTGTTATCCAAAAATGATGTTGAAGCCCTGTATTACGGAAATATTGGGGCCGAATATTTAATCAATAATGATTTTCAAACGGCTTTTAAATATTTCGTCAAAGCCATAAAGATGGACCCGGATAATTCATCATACTGGGCAAATCTTGGTGTGCTTTATCGTCGGGCAGGCTATAATAAAACTGCTGAAAAGTCATACTTCAAGGCGCTTTCATTAAATAGCCAAGATAAAGCGACGTTAAATAACCTTTCTTTTATGTACCGTGAATTAGGGGAAAACGAAAAGGCCGATTATTTTGGTAACCTTGTAAAAAAATACCAGAATAAGAACCCTTATTTCAGGTATGTAAAAGCAAAAAAAGCAATGGAAGAAAATTTATATGACCTCGCGATGGATCATATAAATCAGGCCATTAAAAGAAAGGAACAGGAACCACGCTTTCATGAATTGAAAAGTCAGATTTATGCAAGGGTTGGAAACCTACGCGAAGCACAAAAAGCGCTTCGCGTTGCTGAAAATTTAAAATCAGAAGCTATATGA
- the acs gene encoding acetate--CoA ligase: MSEHKTYPVDQSVADHALINNDQYIELYEKSVSDPKEFWSDMGQRIDWIKPFTEISDVSYDKQDLHIKWYGDGSLNVCVNCVDRHLETRGDQTAIIFEGDDPSVSEHITYKKLFEEVCRFANVLKTSGAKKGDRITLYMPMIPEAVYAMLACARIGAIHSVVFGGFSPDALAGRIIDCDSHIVITADEGMRGNKAIPLKNNVDKALENPETSVSKVIVVKATGGNVGFTEGRDVWYREAAEKVDTDCPAEEMNAEDPLFILYTSGSTGKPKGVLHTTGGYLVYASLTHKYVFDYQEGDIYWCTADVGWVTGHSYIVYGPLANGATTLVFEGVPTYPDASRFWQVCEKHKVNIFYTAPTAIRALMGAGDEFVKKCDLTSLRLLGSVGEPINPEAWEWYYHVVGNEKCPIVDTWWQTETGGIMITPLPGATALKPGSATRPFFGIQPQLVDNDGNVLEGETEGNLCITESWPGQMRTVYGDHERFIQTYFSTYDGKYFTGDGCRRDADGYYWITGRVDDVINVSGHRMGTAEVESALVAHEMVAESAVVGFPHDIKGQGIYAYVTLMAGNDPSDELRKELVGWVRKEIGPIASPDHIQFAPGLPKTRSGKIMRRILRKIAENDYSNLGDTSTLADPSVVDDLIKNRMK, from the coding sequence ATGTCAGAACATAAAACATATCCGGTTGATCAATCAGTCGCGGATCATGCATTAATCAATAATGATCAGTATATAGAGTTATATGAAAAATCTGTTTCGGATCCGAAAGAATTTTGGTCTGATATGGGACAACGCATTGATTGGATCAAGCCATTTACCGAAATCAGTGACGTGTCATATGATAAACAAGATTTACATATCAAATGGTATGGTGACGGAAGCCTTAATGTTTGTGTGAACTGTGTCGACCGTCATTTGGAAACACGCGGTGACCAAACCGCGATCATTTTTGAAGGGGATGATCCATCCGTTTCTGAACATATTACCTACAAAAAACTGTTTGAAGAAGTATGTCGTTTCGCTAACGTATTGAAAACTAGTGGCGCTAAAAAAGGGGACCGTATCACCCTTTATATGCCGATGATACCTGAAGCCGTCTATGCCATGCTGGCTTGTGCACGCATCGGCGCTATCCATTCGGTGGTTTTTGGTGGTTTTTCACCAGATGCGCTTGCCGGACGTATCATTGACTGTGACAGCCATATTGTCATCACAGCAGACGAAGGAATGCGCGGTAATAAAGCAATCCCATTAAAAAATAATGTCGATAAAGCACTTGAAAATCCGGAAACATCCGTATCAAAAGTGATCGTTGTAAAGGCAACAGGCGGCAACGTCGGATTTACCGAAGGACGTGATGTTTGGTACCGCGAAGCAGCAGAAAAAGTGGACACAGATTGCCCGGCAGAAGAAATGAACGCGGAAGACCCGCTTTTCATTCTTTATACATCTGGATCAACAGGAAAACCCAAAGGCGTTCTTCATACAACTGGTGGATATCTGGTTTACGCTAGCCTTACCCATAAATATGTTTTTGATTATCAGGAAGGCGATATTTACTGGTGTACGGCTGATGTTGGCTGGGTCACGGGGCACAGTTATATCGTTTATGGGCCACTGGCAAACGGTGCAACCACGCTTGTATTTGAAGGGGTGCCTACCTATCCAGATGCATCACGTTTCTGGCAGGTTTGTGAAAAACATAAGGTCAACATTTTCTATACAGCGCCAACTGCAATCCGTGCCTTAATGGGTGCTGGTGATGAATTTGTGAAAAAATGCGACTTAACTTCGTTAAGATTACTTGGTTCTGTTGGTGAACCCATTAACCCGGAAGCATGGGAATGGTATTATCATGTTGTCGGTAATGAAAAATGTCCCATCGTCGACACATGGTGGCAAACGGAAACCGGCGGCATTATGATTACGCCGCTACCTGGTGCCACAGCCTTGAAACCGGGGTCCGCAACAAGACCATTTTTCGGTATTCAGCCACAGCTTGTTGATAATGACGGCAACGTTCTTGAGGGCGAAACAGAAGGTAATCTTTGTATTACTGAAAGCTGGCCCGGGCAAATGAGAACCGTTTATGGTGATCACGAACGTTTCATTCAAACTTATTTTTCCACATATGACGGTAAATATTTCACTGGCGATGGATGCCGCCGTGATGCAGATGGTTATTACTGGATCACAGGACGTGTGGATGACGTCATTAACGTATCCGGCCACCGCATGGGTACAGCCGAGGTCGAAAGTGCCCTCGTTGCCCATGAAATGGTTGCAGAATCAGCCGTTGTCGGTTTCCCACATGATATTAAAGGGCAAGGCATATATGCCTATGTGACCTTAATGGCAGGGAATGATCCATCAGATGAACTTCGTAAAGAATTGGTCGGCTGGGTAAGAAAAGAAATCGGACCGATTGCATCGCCTGATCATATTCAATTTGCGCCGGGATTACCGAAAACCCGTTCAGGAAAAATCATGCGCAGAATTTTAAGAAAAATTGCCGAAAATGATTATTCAAATCTCGGTGATACATCAACCTTGGCTGACCCATCAGTTGTGGATGATTTAATTAAGAACAGAATGAAATAA
- a CDS encoding amidohydrolase family protein codes for MAIDFHAHFIAPKLMEMLEARDSDPRITHPESGSLYHMPISTLPYSSAYYDADERIEYMDHIGMEKQVISLPGLLGIDYLPIDQSLPMIKASNDGIADACNKYPDRLVPLAAVPLADQQAMLDELKRCVEDLGFIGAILPNNAFLSLEYARELAPLFEYANEKKLHFFIHPGWRADEYPVLDTRPKDDPDELLIARGALGVQHSVSLALITLLYTDFLDQYPNMTTHIANLGGTFPMVVERMHHTVEARFPDAKMPSSRKDNLYVDTSSLGSRAVELAAEIYGADKLIVGTDTPIFSGETGLNVIKESRLSDDDKELILRSNALKLLSK; via the coding sequence ATGGCCATAGATTTTCACGCACATTTTATCGCACCGAAATTAATGGAAATGCTCGAAGCACGTGATAGTGACCCGCGTATTACGCACCCTGAAAGTGGATCACTTTATCATATGCCGATAAGCACGCTTCCATATTCGAGTGCCTATTATGATGCTGATGAACGTATAGAATATATGGATCACATTGGTATGGAAAAACAGGTCATTTCATTGCCTGGATTACTTGGAATAGATTATTTGCCGATTGATCAATCCTTGCCAATGATTAAAGCCAGCAACGATGGCATTGCGGACGCATGTAATAAATATCCGGATCGTCTTGTTCCACTTGCTGCCGTTCCGCTCGCGGATCAGCAAGCCATGTTGGATGAATTAAAAAGATGCGTGGAAGATCTGGGTTTTATTGGTGCTATACTTCCAAACAATGCATTTCTGTCACTGGAATATGCACGTGAATTAGCGCCGCTTTTTGAATATGCCAATGAAAAGAAGCTTCATTTCTTTATCCATCCGGGATGGCGTGCCGATGAATATCCGGTCCTTGATACAAGGCCAAAAGATGATCCGGATGAACTTCTAATTGCCCGCGGTGCATTGGGTGTCCAGCATAGTGTTTCGCTTGCGTTAATCACACTGCTTTATACTGATTTCTTGGATCAATATCCGAATATGACAACACATATTGCCAATCTTGGCGGAACATTTCCAATGGTGGTTGAACGTATGCATCATACAGTGGAAGCGCGTTTCCCTGATGCCAAAATGCCATCAAGCCGCAAAGACAATCTTTATGTTGATACGTCATCATTAGGATCACGTGCCGTTGAACTGGCTGCTGAAATTTATGGGGCCGATAAGTTGATTGTTGGAACGGATACGCCGATCTTTTCCGGTGAAACTGGTTTGAACGTAATCAAGGAAAGCAGGCTTTCTGATGATGATAAGGAACTTATCCTTCGCTCTAATGCATTGAAATTACTATCAAAATGA
- a CDS encoding PepSY-associated TM helix domain-containing protein — protein sequence MNLNKLNRTIHNWVSIFIALPLLLIIVSGLFLQLKKDFEWIQPSSVRGESDALPVVSHEALLAAATSIPQTAGMKWSEFDRIDYKVDRGMVKFMTVDGWEVQVDTTNAKVLSVAERRSDFFEKLHDGSYFGDFAKYYIILPTGIILFVLWITGLWMFIYPYIKKAANKKRKARLAAEKKQ from the coding sequence ATGAACCTGAATAAATTAAACCGTACCATTCATAACTGGGTGTCAATTTTTATCGCGCTTCCGTTATTGTTGATCATTGTTTCTGGGTTATTTCTGCAACTGAAGAAAGATTTTGAATGGATACAGCCGTCTAGCGTTCGTGGTGAAAGTGATGCGCTTCCCGTGGTTTCCCATGAAGCATTATTGGCCGCCGCGACCAGTATCCCGCAAACTGCAGGAATGAAGTGGTCGGAATTTGACCGCATCGATTATAAAGTCGATCGCGGCATGGTAAAATTTATGACTGTTGATGGTTGGGAAGTGCAGGTTGATACCACCAATGCAAAGGTTCTATCTGTTGCAGAACGCCGTTCTGATTTCTTTGAAAAACTTCATGATGGTTCTTATTTTGGTGATTTTGCCAAATATTACATAATTTTACCGACAGGCATTATTCTGTTTGTTCTTTGGATTACGGGGCTGTGGATGTTTATTTATCCCTATATTAAAAAAGCAGCAAACAAGAAAAGAAAAGCACGATTAGCAGCAGAAAAGAAACAATAA
- the mnmC gene encoding FAD-dependent 5-carboxymethylaminomethyl-2-thiouridine(34) oxidoreductase MnmC, which translates to MATTNNKPWFKRPTPNNKSKSVAIIGGGIAGLCLAFKLNEAGFKVSIIEKRNNLLSAASGNPAAILEPYLTVGDSVHQEFYAAAYPYAIDFYNNAGDGIFHNCGLDRIAKNEQEQEKFIKFQKIYPENFLELTEQGIHFKNSGYLLPQKLLEYIPETIDIKCLTLANSIKRTRNKWVIKDEQDKQILKCDILIIANAHDALKFEETNHLPLDKVSGQITFTTPQEKIKKVISSEGYYIPNVETKYGAADIMGATFERKNVNEVTEEAHEENIEKSPSKRKETDVIGGRRSNRAMVHDHLPVVGAVPDQDFYNSEYKTLHHGPFHQKWKDAEYHDDLYIFAGLGARGFLSSPLLSEYLTKMITGDENNLSERVSNALHPGRFMIRKLSKK; encoded by the coding sequence ATGGCAACAACGAATAATAAACCATGGTTTAAAAGACCCACCCCAAATAATAAATCAAAATCCGTGGCAATCATCGGTGGGGGTATTGCGGGTCTATGTCTTGCTTTCAAATTAAACGAGGCAGGGTTTAAAGTCAGTATTATTGAAAAAAGGAATAATCTTCTTTCTGCGGCGTCTGGAAACCCGGCTGCAATTCTAGAACCATACTTAACCGTCGGTGATAGTGTTCATCAGGAATTTTATGCTGCCGCTTATCCCTACGCGATTGATTTTTATAATAATGCCGGTGATGGCATATTTCATAATTGTGGTCTTGATCGCATTGCAAAAAACGAGCAAGAACAAGAAAAATTCATTAAATTCCAAAAAATCTATCCTGAGAATTTCTTAGAACTGACCGAACAAGGCATTCATTTTAAAAACAGCGGCTATTTACTGCCGCAAAAGTTATTGGAATATATTCCCGAAACCATTGATATTAAATGTCTAACGCTTGCGAATAGCATCAAAAGAACAAGAAACAAATGGGTCATTAAAGACGAGCAGGATAAGCAAATATTAAAATGTGATATCTTGATTATTGCCAATGCCCATGATGCCCTAAAATTTGAAGAAACAAACCATCTGCCGCTTGATAAGGTTTCTGGACAAATTACATTTACGACGCCGCAGGAAAAAATCAAAAAAGTCATTAGTTCTGAAGGGTATTACATTCCGAACGTTGAAACAAAATATGGCGCGGCTGATATAATGGGCGCAACATTCGAGCGTAAAAACGTAAACGAGGTTACAGAAGAAGCCCACGAAGAAAATATTGAAAAATCACCATCAAAACGAAAAGAAACGGACGTTATTGGCGGTAGAAGATCAAACCGTGCCATGGTTCATGACCATTTACCCGTTGTGGGCGCCGTACCGGATCAGGACTTTTATAACAGCGAATATAAAACGCTCCATCACGGCCCGTTTCATCAGAAATGGAAAGATGCCGAATATCATGATGACTTATATATATTCGCTGGCCTTGGCGCGCGCGGATTTTTAAGTTCTCCCCTACTCTCTGAATATTTAACAAAGATGATTACTGGGGACGAAAACAATTTATCAGAACGTGTATCAAACGCGCTTCACCCGGGCAGATTTATGATCAGAAAACTATCAAAAAAATAG
- a CDS encoding flavin monoamine oxidase family protein, producing the protein MTDEIKSFQSKRDFLQSLGVIGGSAAVYTAMQGMGIAKAATSEKPPVMNTEANGKKVIILGAGLSGMAMAYEMTKKGYDCKIIEARSFVGGRCQSARKGTVLQEVGGETQVCRFEDDQYLNIGPWRIPAEHKPTIHYCHELGVPLEPMLNESNHALLYSENIEGSLKGKRIKQIDAKIDRQGYISELLAKAASGGKLDDELNEEDVEGLLDYLKSTGLLSRKELNYRANRARGHSEYPGAGLDGGKLSEPFALSDILKVKLAALYHTADHPAGMFQVKGGMDQIAFAFEDNLPNGIISFNSEVTDIYHDDEKVRITYKDTKTDTEKAIEGDFVISTIPYPVLTKIPTNFSQELTDALKTARTAPAYKIGLQFDNRFWEKDEMIYGGSSYSDLEHHGETSYPSSDLHGDKGVILANYIFAFAGSVVLSNMTLNERIEHALNIGEKLHPGKYRKYYNGNAVSYSWHKDKYALGGAAGWFGRGIRKNLPTILKGEKRVLFGGDGASPYNVGWMVGAFESAWMVMKELDKRAAQM; encoded by the coding sequence ATGACAGATGAGATAAAATCATTTCAAAGCAAACGTGATTTCTTACAATCACTAGGCGTAATTGGGGGATCAGCAGCCGTTTATACGGCGATGCAGGGCATGGGAATAGCCAAGGCAGCAACATCCGAAAAGCCACCGGTTATGAACACAGAAGCAAACGGTAAAAAAGTCATTATTCTCGGCGCTGGTCTTTCCGGAATGGCGATGGCTTATGAAATGACGAAAAAGGGCTATGATTGTAAAATCATTGAGGCCCGCTCATTTGTCGGCGGTCGTTGTCAATCCGCACGAAAAGGAACGGTTCTTCAGGAAGTGGGCGGTGAAACACAAGTCTGCCGCTTTGAAGATGATCAATATTTAAACATTGGCCCATGGCGCATTCCTGCGGAACATAAGCCAACTATTCATTATTGTCATGAATTGGGTGTGCCGCTTGAACCGATGCTTAATGAAAGTAATCATGCGTTACTATATTCAGAAAATATTGAAGGCTCGCTTAAAGGAAAACGGATCAAACAAATTGATGCGAAAATTGACAGGCAAGGCTATATTTCTGAATTACTTGCCAAGGCAGCTAGCGGCGGAAAACTTGATGATGAATTAAATGAAGAAGATGTTGAAGGATTACTTGATTATCTGAAAAGTACGGGACTGCTAAGCCGCAAAGAGCTTAATTACCGTGCTAATCGTGCCCGTGGTCATTCAGAATATCCTGGAGCGGGACTTGATGGCGGTAAACTGTCAGAACCATTTGCATTATCAGATATCTTAAAAGTGAAACTGGCTGCGCTTTATCACACAGCAGATCATCCTGCAGGTATGTTTCAAGTAAAAGGTGGAATGGATCAAATTGCTTTCGCATTTGAAGATAATCTACCGAATGGCATAATCAGTTTTAATTCTGAAGTGACAGATATCTATCATGATGATGAAAAGGTAAGAATTACTTATAAAGATACAAAGACGGATACTGAAAAAGCTATCGAAGGTGATTTTGTTATTTCTACAATACCATATCCTGTACTTACCAAAATTCCCACGAATTTTAGTCAGGAACTAACCGATGCATTAAAAACGGCACGTACAGCGCCAGCTTATAAAATCGGCCTTCAGTTTGATAATCGTTTCTGGGAAAAGGACGAAATGATTTATGGTGGTTCGTCTTATTCCGATCTGGAACATCACGGTGAAACCAGCTATCCATCCAGTGATCTTCATGGTGATAAAGGGGTTATTCTTGCGAACTATATTTTTGCGTTTGCAGGTTCGGTTGTGCTTAGTAACATGACGCTTAACGAGCGAATTGAACACGCCCTTAATATTGGTGAAAAATTGCACCCGGGTAAATACCGAAAATATTATAATGGTAATGCTGTTTCCTATTCCTGGCATAAAGATAAATATGCATTAGGTGGTGCTGCAGGCTGGTTTGGCCGCGGCATCAGAAAAAATCTTCCAACAATCCTTAAAGGCGAAAAACGTGTACTCTTTGGCGGTGATGGTGCATCGCCATATAATGTAGGCTGGATGGTCGGTGCATTTGAAAGCGCGTGGATGGTTATGAAGGAACTCGATAAACGTGCTGCTCAAATGTAA